DNA sequence from the Chryseobacterium indicum genome:
GCAAAGCAACAGGAAAGGAAAGCAAAACATTTCCGACAAAAGCAATAAACTGGCTTCTGAATAATTTGGAAACCAAATGGGCAAACTCTGTACTGCTGCTTTTGATATTTCCTTCTTCAGCAAGCACTTTCGTCATTGTTGCCGCCGTCATGGCAGGCTGTTTTGTTGCTAAAGTGAAACCCATAAGATAAATCATCACAAACCCCATCGCATAATTCATGGAATACAAAAAGGCATGGGAAAAATCGCTTCCGGGAATGTATCCGTACAGCATTTTCAGTACGCATAATGCACCTACAATAATTCCTCCTCCACTCGCTTTGTAGAACATCGTCATGTACTCTTTCCGACTCGAAGTAATGTAATGGGTTCCTGTTTCAGCAGTGTGATTCGTGATCAGGTGCGAAATCAGCCTTGTACTGTCGTTGATGAGTTCAGAAATATTATTCCTGTGAGATTTATAACTTAAAATATTAAAAACCAATTGTTTGGAATTCAATAAAACATCTTTCTCCTCATCAATAACCAGAAGCTGAATAATTTCAAAAATTCTCTGTACCTGTTGACGGATTTTAAGCAGCGACTGATTGATTTTCCCCGAAATTCCGTATTTTGAGGAGTTTTTAAAGGCAATATTTACAAATTCCAGACATTGCTCGATGTAAATTTTAATCTGCTTATAACGGCTGTTTTTGGAATTCAACTGAAGCTGATTATCTTTTTCGAAATCTGCAGCCAGTTCTTCGAGCTCGTTCTGAAGGGCAAGGAAAGGATTATCAAATTTTCTGTATTCAGGAGCCATTCTTACCACCTCAACTTCCATTGCTGCACCTGTAACGCGCCATGAAAGGATGTTCATGGAGAACAGCATTTCTTTTTTCACTTCCGGACTGACGATAAAATCTGAAATTTCCAGCAATCTGAAAAGTTCATCTATTTCATTTTCAGGAAGATTATGAAAGAAACCCAGATCTTTTTTGGGAGTAAGGCTTACATTATCAATCATATACCAGATCGTATTTTCGTTAACGACCGGTGGAAGCACTTTATTCAGAATTCTTTTTTTAAGCTCAGGAATAAAGGCATTTTCTGATAAAATATTGGCTTCTGTAAGGGATAAGTTGAATGCTTTTCCTTTAAAAATATTTTGAAGGTAATATTTAAAATTCTCAAGAATTTCAGTATTTGCTCTGAAAAAGCTGAGAAGATCTGCAAAATCTGACTTTTTTACGCTTTCTAAAATTTCGGCAAACGGATCGAGCGAAAGTGTTTCATTCCTAAAAGAAAAATATT
Encoded proteins:
- a CDS encoding site-specific recombinase, whose product is MKLFNSSTSFESALKKYFSFRNETLSLDPFAEILESVKKSDFADLLSFFRANTEILENFKYYLQNIFKGKAFNLSLTEANILSENAFIPELKKRILNKVLPPVVNENTIWYMIDNVSLTPKKDLGFFHNLPENEIDELFRLLEISDFIVSPEVKKEMLFSMNILSWRVTGAAMEVEVVRMAPEYRKFDNPFLALQNELEELAADFEKDNQLQLNSKNSRYKQIKIYIEQCLEFVNIAFKNSSKYGISGKINQSLLKIRQQVQRIFEIIQLLVIDEEKDVLLNSKQLVFNILSYKSHRNNISELINDSTRLISHLITNHTAETGTHYITSSRKEYMTMFYKASGGGIIVGALCVLKMLYGYIPGSDFSHAFLYSMNYAMGFVMIYLMGFTLATKQPAMTAATMTKVLAEEGNIKSSSTEFAHLVSKLFRSQFIAFVGNVLLSFPVALLIIYGLDVFFSQNLAIERSDKLLKDLDPFKSKAILHACIAGFYLFISGIISGNIGNNSVFYQIPERIAKNISISRLFGKNFAKGLSKYYAKNWPGIVSNFWFGVFLGATAPVGLFLGLDLDIRHITFAAGNLALGLYGKDFTIDSYTFFISLVTVFLIGFFNFLVSFSLSMFLAFRSRKLNFGQVGELYKGIFKYFLKHPLKFFLPIRSGLDKRADELMSSTKTAKSEEE